A stretch of the Corynebacterium maris DSM 45190 genome encodes the following:
- a CDS encoding metal-sensitive transcriptional regulator, with protein MQLDPAEIKPAATRLKRARGQLDAVIRMMEEGEECEDIVTQLSAVSTAVNRAAYLVVSTGMRKCITEQGPDSLDEKRLEKIFLSLA; from the coding sequence ATGCAACTCGACCCCGCTGAGATCAAACCGGCGGCCACCCGCCTGAAGCGGGCCCGTGGCCAGCTCGACGCCGTCATCCGCATGATGGAGGAAGGCGAGGAGTGCGAGGACATCGTCACGCAGCTCTCAGCCGTGTCCACCGCCGTCAACCGCGCCGCCTACCTGGTGGTCTCGACGGGGATGCGCAAGTGCATCACGGAACAGGGCCCGGACTCGCTGGACGAAAAGCGCCTGGAGAAGATCTTCTTGTCCCTCGCCTGA
- a CDS encoding FAD-dependent oxidoreductase: MTTTVIVGGVAGGMSTATRLRRRDEKMEIIVVEASGYVSFANCGLPYYLGDVIEDRDELLLQSPESLKARFNLDVRVNTRASDIDRAAQTIALTNTLTGERVTQAYDHLVLSPGAAPVTPNIPGIEKAHTLRTVEDVDRITAALAGMETAALIGGGFIGLELAENLAHRGIDVTVLEFSEQIMAPLDPEMAIYVQRHLENNGVTVLTGADTVNITDKQVELRDGRVIPADLVVAAIGVRPASELAAEAGLEVGERGGIVVDDAQRTSDPAIFALGDAAEKRDAVSGDATLVPLAQTANRHGRLIADVITGRKTTSQKTLGTAIVGVFGLQAASVGWSEKRARAAERDIRVIHLHPQDHAGYYPGSSQIHLKLVVDAADDAILGAQVVGEAGADKRIDVIATAMRGGLTASDLADLELAYAPQFGSAKDPVNMAGFIADNLANGEKTAQYHEVEQAVADGWTLVDVRSEGEFARGTIPGAVNIPVDDLHGRMDELADQKVLAFCRVGQRGHVAVSLLENSGVEAANLDGGYLTWSAVNIH; the protein is encoded by the coding sequence ATGACCACCACTGTCATCGTCGGCGGCGTCGCCGGCGGCATGTCCACCGCCACCCGCCTGCGCCGCCGCGACGAAAAGATGGAGATCATCGTCGTCGAAGCGTCCGGCTATGTCTCTTTCGCCAACTGCGGCCTGCCGTACTACCTGGGCGACGTCATCGAAGATCGCGATGAGCTGCTCCTGCAGTCCCCGGAGTCACTGAAGGCCCGGTTCAACCTGGACGTGCGCGTCAACACCCGCGCCAGCGACATCGACCGCGCGGCCCAGACCATCGCGTTGACGAACACGCTGACCGGCGAGCGCGTCACCCAGGCCTACGACCACCTGGTGCTCTCCCCCGGCGCGGCGCCGGTGACCCCGAACATTCCCGGCATCGAAAAGGCGCACACGCTGCGCACGGTCGAGGACGTCGACCGGATCACCGCGGCGTTGGCGGGCATGGAGACGGCGGCGCTGATCGGCGGCGGGTTCATCGGCCTGGAGCTGGCGGAGAACCTGGCGCACCGCGGGATCGACGTCACGGTGCTGGAGTTCTCGGAACAGATCATGGCGCCGCTGGATCCGGAGATGGCGATCTACGTGCAAAGGCACCTGGAGAACAACGGCGTCACCGTGCTCACCGGCGCGGACACGGTGAACATCACGGACAAGCAGGTCGAGCTTCGCGACGGCCGCGTCATCCCCGCCGACCTGGTGGTCGCGGCGATCGGCGTGCGGCCGGCCTCGGAGTTGGCCGCAGAGGCCGGCCTGGAGGTCGGTGAGCGCGGCGGCATCGTCGTCGACGATGCGCAGCGCACGAGCGACCCGGCGATTTTCGCGCTCGGTGACGCCGCGGAGAAGCGCGACGCGGTCTCGGGCGACGCCACGCTGGTGCCGCTGGCGCAGACCGCGAACCGGCACGGACGTCTGATCGCGGACGTCATCACCGGTCGCAAGACGACCTCGCAGAAGACCCTTGGCACCGCCATCGTGGGGGTCTTCGGGCTGCAGGCCGCCTCGGTGGGCTGGAGCGAGAAGCGGGCGCGTGCCGCCGAGCGCGATATCCGCGTGATCCACCTGCACCCGCAGGATCACGCGGGTTACTACCCCGGCTCCTCGCAGATCCACCTGAAGCTGGTCGTCGACGCCGCCGACGACGCGATCCTGGGCGCGCAGGTAGTGGGCGAGGCCGGCGCGGACAAGCGCATCGACGTCATCGCCACCGCCATGCGCGGCGGGCTGACCGCCTCCGACCTGGCGGACCTGGAGCTGGCGTACGCGCCGCAGTTCGGCTCGGCGAAAGACCCGGTGAACATGGCCGGGTTCATCGCCGACAACCTGGCCAACGGCGAGAAGACCGCCCAGTACCACGAGGTCGAGCAGGCCGTCGCCGACGGTTGGACGCTGGTGGACGTGCGCTCCGAGGGCGAATTCGCCCGAGGCACGATCCCGGGCGCGGTCAACATCCCGGTCGACGACCTGCACGGGCGTATGGATGAGCTGGCGGATCAGAAGGTCCTGGCGTTTTGCCGGGTCGGGCAGCGCGGGCATGTGGCCGTGAGCCTGCTGGAGAACTCAGGCGTCGAGGCCGCGAACCTCGACGGCGGTTACCTCACCTGGTCGGCTGTTAACATTCATTAA
- a CDS encoding long-chain-fatty-acid--CoA ligase, translating into MSAFETEAWLKSYSEWTPHSLDYGATTLLDVYDNNVAINAAKPGTWFFGRTQTWGEVDKLVGRAAAGLRAFGVRPGDRVALALPNCPQHVVAFWAVLKLGATVVEHNPLYTAHELQDPFDNHGARVAVVWDKSAPVFETLRESTSLETIVSVNMIEAMPKLQQLALKIPLPNLRESRDALHAPAPNTVPWEALIGTAIGGDGEDVVSDPSVTTDTIGVIMYTSGTTGKPKGAQLSHGALYANILQGKYWVEGLGDEQERMLAALPFFHAYGLTMVLTLSALIGGEMVIVPSPKIPLILEAFKKRSPTWMSGVPTLFEKLMEAAEEKGDADELKSVRNTFCGAATMPPEIVAKWERLTSGLFVEGYGLTETSPILIGTPMNDSRKVGYIGVPFPDTEIRIVNPEDPDEVMPDGTEGEIQARGPQIFSGYLNNEEATEEAFHDGWFRTGDVGVMDEDGFVKLVARIKEVIITGGFNVYPAEVEEALREHSDIENVAVVGRPREDGSEDVVACVTLREGAVIDPEGLKEFARGRLTRYKVPRTFYHFEELPENLMGKISRREVRDELVKRISAEG; encoded by the coding sequence GTGTCAGCATTCGAGACCGAGGCATGGCTCAAGAGCTATTCGGAGTGGACGCCACACTCGCTGGACTACGGCGCAACGACCCTGCTCGACGTCTATGACAACAACGTGGCCATCAACGCCGCCAAACCCGGCACCTGGTTCTTCGGACGCACCCAGACCTGGGGCGAGGTGGACAAACTGGTCGGTCGCGCGGCCGCCGGGCTGCGCGCCTTCGGGGTACGCCCCGGCGACCGGGTCGCACTCGCCCTGCCGAACTGCCCGCAGCACGTCGTGGCGTTTTGGGCGGTGCTCAAGCTGGGCGCCACCGTCGTCGAGCACAACCCGCTGTACACGGCGCATGAACTGCAGGACCCCTTCGACAACCACGGCGCGCGCGTGGCCGTCGTGTGGGACAAGTCCGCCCCCGTCTTCGAGACGCTGCGCGAGAGCACTTCCTTGGAGACCATCGTGTCGGTCAACATGATCGAGGCGATGCCGAAGCTGCAGCAGCTGGCGCTGAAGATCCCGCTGCCGAATCTGCGGGAATCGCGCGACGCGCTGCACGCCCCCGCCCCGAACACGGTGCCGTGGGAGGCGTTGATCGGCACGGCCATCGGCGGCGACGGCGAGGACGTCGTCTCCGACCCGTCGGTGACCACGGACACCATCGGCGTGATCATGTACACCTCCGGCACCACCGGCAAGCCGAAGGGCGCGCAGCTGTCGCACGGCGCGCTGTACGCCAACATCCTGCAGGGCAAGTACTGGGTGGAGGGCTTGGGCGACGAGCAGGAGCGCATGCTCGCCGCGCTGCCGTTCTTCCACGCCTACGGCCTGACCATGGTGCTGACGCTCTCCGCGCTGATCGGCGGGGAAATGGTGATCGTGCCGTCGCCGAAGATCCCGCTGATCCTCGAGGCGTTCAAGAAGCGCTCGCCGACGTGGATGTCGGGCGTGCCCACGCTGTTTGAAAAGCTCATGGAGGCCGCCGAGGAAAAAGGCGACGCCGACGAGCTCAAGAGCGTGCGCAACACCTTCTGCGGCGCGGCGACGATGCCGCCGGAGATCGTGGCGAAGTGGGAGCGGCTGACCTCCGGGCTGTTCGTGGAGGGCTACGGACTGACCGAGACGTCCCCGATCCTCATCGGCACCCCCATGAACGACTCCCGCAAGGTCGGCTACATCGGCGTGCCCTTCCCCGACACCGAGATCCGCATCGTCAACCCCGAGGACCCCGACGAGGTCATGCCCGACGGCACGGAAGGCGAGATCCAGGCCCGCGGCCCGCAGATCTTCTCCGGCTACCTCAACAACGAGGAGGCCACCGAGGAAGCCTTCCACGACGGCTGGTTCCGCACCGGCGACGTCGGCGTGATGGACGAGGACGGCTTCGTCAAACTCGTCGCCCGCATCAAGGAAGTCATCATCACCGGCGGCTTCAACGTCTACCCCGCTGAGGTGGAGGAGGCGCTGCGCGAGCACTCCGACATCGAGAACGTCGCCGTCGTGGGCCGCCCCCGGGAGGACGGTTCCGAGGACGTCGTCGCGTGTGTCACGCTGCGCGAGGGTGCGGTCATCGACCCGGAGGGGTTGAAGGAGTTCGCCCGCGGGCGCCTGACCCGCTACAAGGTGCCGCGCACCTTCTATCACTTCGAGGAGTTGCCGGAGAACCTGATGGGCAAGATCTCCCGCCGCGAGGTGCGCGACGAGCTGGTCAAGCGCATCAGCGCCGAGGGCTGA
- the mshA gene encoding D-inositol-3-phosphate glycosyltransferase, translating to MRVAMISLHTSPLEQPGVGDAGGMNVYVLNMARQLARRGVTVDVFTRATRPSQGEVVEVEQRLRVINVVAGPYEGLAKEELPTQLAAFAGGILEYVRCHYLAYDAIHSHYWLSGQVGWLLRDLWEIPLVHTAHTLAAVKNAHLSAGDTPESEARRICEQQLVDNADLLVVNTEEELADMVRHYDAGSAKIRIVPPGADTELFTPGAESERSTERSRRQLGIPLHSKVVAFVGRLQEFKGPQVLLRAVAELFERDPHRNLRVVICGGASGSSSAPDTYPELARELGVQRRVRFLDPRPPEELVAVYQAADIVAVPSYNESFGLVAMEAQATGTPVVAARVGGLPIAVEDGVTGLLVDGHGATAWADALATVLDDDPLRIEMGERAVTHAATFSWAASAGRLAEVFDEAVALDLPDCHQRRAEG from the coding sequence ATGCGCGTCGCCATGATTTCACTGCACACTTCGCCGCTGGAACAACCCGGCGTGGGCGATGCCGGGGGCATGAACGTCTACGTCTTGAACATGGCCCGGCAGCTGGCCCGGCGCGGTGTGACGGTGGACGTGTTCACCCGGGCCACCCGCCCCAGCCAGGGCGAGGTCGTGGAGGTGGAGCAGCGGCTGCGGGTGATCAACGTGGTCGCCGGCCCGTACGAGGGGCTGGCGAAGGAGGAGTTGCCGACGCAGCTGGCCGCGTTCGCCGGCGGGATCTTAGAGTACGTGCGCTGCCACTACCTGGCCTACGACGCGATTCACTCGCACTATTGGCTGTCTGGGCAGGTGGGCTGGCTGCTGCGTGATCTGTGGGAGATTCCGCTGGTGCACACCGCGCACACGTTGGCGGCGGTGAAGAACGCGCACCTGTCCGCGGGCGATACCCCGGAGTCGGAGGCGCGGCGCATCTGCGAGCAGCAGCTGGTGGACAACGCCGATCTGCTGGTGGTCAACACCGAGGAGGAGCTGGCGGACATGGTGCGCCATTACGACGCGGGGTCGGCGAAGATCCGCATCGTCCCGCCGGGCGCGGACACGGAGTTGTTCACGCCGGGGGCGGAGTCGGAGCGCAGCACGGAGCGTTCGCGCCGGCAGTTGGGGATTCCGCTGCATTCCAAGGTCGTCGCGTTCGTCGGCCGGCTGCAGGAGTTCAAGGGCCCGCAGGTGCTGTTGCGGGCGGTCGCCGAGTTATTCGAGCGCGACCCGCACCGGAACCTGCGCGTGGTGATCTGCGGCGGGGCGTCGGGGTCGTCGTCGGCGCCGGACACGTATCCGGAGCTGGCGCGGGAGTTGGGGGTGCAGCGCCGCGTGCGGTTTTTGGACCCGCGCCCGCCGGAGGAGCTCGTCGCCGTGTACCAGGCGGCCGACATCGTGGCGGTGCCCAGCTACAACGAGTCCTTCGGTCTGGTGGCCATGGAGGCCCAAGCCACCGGCACCCCCGTCGTCGCGGCCCGGGTGGGTGGGCTGCCGATCGCCGTCGAGGACGGCGTCACCGGTTTGCTTGTCGACGGCCACGGGGCGACGGCCTGGGCGGACGCGCTGGCCACAGTGCTGGACGACGACCCCTTGCGCATCGAGATGGGCGAGCGCGCCGTCACCCACGCCGCCACCTTCAGCTGGGCCGCGTCCGCCGGGCGGCTGGCGGAGGTCTTCGACGAGGCGGTTGCGCTCGATCTGCCGGATTGCCACCAGCGCCGCGCGGAGGGGTAG
- a CDS encoding phosphoglyceromutase — MTNGKLILVRHGQSTWNKSNQFTGWVDVDLTEQGVAEAVNAGKLLQEKDVLPDVVYTSLLRRAIRTANITLNAADRHWIPVVRNWRLNERHYGKLQGLDKAQIREEFGEEQFMIWRRSYGTPPPEIDPDNEYSQTGDPRYFNLPEVPRTECLKDVVERFVPYFTDNILPRAQKGENVMLAAHGNSLRALVKYLDDISDDEIAGLNIPTGMPLIYEIAADGSVVNPGGTYLDPEAAEAGAAAVASQGSKQ; from the coding sequence ATGACCAACGGAAAGCTTATTCTGGTCCGTCACGGCCAGAGCACGTGGAACAAGTCCAACCAGTTCACCGGCTGGGTCGACGTCGACCTGACCGAGCAGGGCGTGGCGGAGGCCGTCAACGCCGGCAAGCTGCTGCAGGAAAAGGACGTCCTGCCGGACGTCGTCTACACCTCTTTGCTGCGCCGCGCGATCCGCACCGCGAACATCACGCTCAACGCCGCCGACCGCCACTGGATCCCGGTGGTGCGCAACTGGCGCCTCAACGAGCGTCACTACGGCAAGCTGCAGGGCCTGGACAAGGCGCAGATCCGCGAGGAGTTCGGCGAGGAGCAGTTCATGATCTGGCGCCGTTCCTACGGCACCCCGCCGCCGGAGATCGACCCGGACAACGAGTACTCGCAGACCGGCGACCCGCGCTACTTCAACCTGCCGGAGGTGCCGCGGACCGAGTGCCTCAAGGACGTCGTCGAGCGTTTCGTGCCGTACTTCACCGACAACATCCTGCCGCGGGCGCAGAAGGGCGAGAACGTCATGCTCGCCGCGCACGGCAACTCCCTGCGCGCCCTGGTCAAGTACCTGGACGACATCTCCGACGACGAGATCGCCGGCCTGAACATCCCGACCGGCATGCCGCTGATCTACGAGATCGCCGCCGACGGCTCCGTCGTCAACCCGGGCGGCACCTACCTCGACCCGGAGGCCGCCGAAGCCGGCGCCGCCGCCGTGGCCAGCCAGGGGTCCAAGCAGTAA
- a CDS encoding sensor histidine kinase — protein MNSLLAFLAGVVATLVIVPAVLWGRRRYVRMRSSATLEDNQVTTISQVLHLAIQGSLTGVTVLDKGGEVVLSNARAHEMAIVHDRNINPEVWQLAQRVFADKETRSLDLQVPKRRTGNRVSHVRAIVKPLTLVDDRFAIVYGADESENVRMESARRDFVANVSHELKTPVGGMSLLAEALLEDTGDQEHVEYFGSRLLKESHRMGEMISELIALSKLQGAEALPEMDPIAVDDVIAEAFSRNQLTAENEGITLAMGASSGVQVLGDRSLLVTAVSNLVSNAINYSPQSAPVSVSQKVVNDVVHIRVTDRGIGIAPENQKRVFERFYRVDKARSRSTGGTGLGLAIVKHVVANHGGSIKLWSRPGTGSTFTIELPIHRPEPQPEPETADAENETTSGQALRKAVSRVTTRRKDLQHDNHPDR, from the coding sequence GTGAACTCGTTGCTCGCGTTTCTGGCCGGCGTCGTGGCGACGCTGGTCATCGTGCCGGCGGTGCTGTGGGGGCGCCGCCGGTACGTGCGCATGCGCTCCTCCGCCACGCTGGAAGACAACCAGGTCACCACCATCAGCCAGGTCTTGCACCTGGCGATTCAGGGATCGCTGACCGGGGTGACGGTGCTGGACAAGGGCGGGGAAGTGGTCCTGTCGAACGCCCGCGCCCACGAGATGGCGATCGTGCACGACCGCAACATCAACCCCGAGGTCTGGCAGCTGGCGCAGCGGGTCTTCGCAGACAAGGAGACCCGGTCCCTGGATCTGCAGGTGCCCAAGCGCCGCACCGGCAACCGGGTCAGCCACGTGCGTGCCATCGTCAAGCCCCTGACGCTGGTCGACGACCGGTTCGCCATCGTCTACGGCGCGGATGAGAGCGAGAACGTGCGCATGGAGTCCGCCCGCCGCGACTTCGTGGCCAACGTCTCCCACGAGCTGAAGACCCCGGTCGGCGGCATGAGCCTGCTGGCCGAGGCGTTGCTGGAGGACACCGGCGATCAGGAGCACGTGGAGTACTTCGGCTCCCGCCTGCTCAAAGAGTCGCACCGCATGGGCGAGATGATCAGCGAGCTGATCGCGCTGTCGAAGCTCCAGGGCGCCGAGGCCCTGCCGGAGATGGACCCCATCGCCGTCGACGACGTCATCGCCGAGGCGTTTTCCCGCAACCAGCTGACCGCCGAAAACGAGGGCATCACCCTGGCCATGGGCGCCAGCTCCGGGGTGCAGGTGCTCGGTGATCGCTCCCTGCTGGTGACCGCGGTGTCGAACCTGGTGTCCAACGCCATCAACTACTCGCCGCAGTCGGCGCCGGTGTCGGTGTCGCAGAAGGTGGTCAACGACGTGGTCCACATCCGTGTCACGGACCGCGGCATCGGCATCGCCCCGGAGAATCAGAAGCGCGTCTTCGAGCGGTTTTACCGCGTGGACAAGGCGCGGTCGCGTTCCACGGGCGGCACCGGGCTGGGCTTGGCGATAGTCAAACACGTCGTGGCGAATCATGGCGGTAGTATCAAGCTATGGTCCCGTCCCGGCACGGGCTCCACCTTCACCATCGAGTTGCCGATCCACCGGCCTGAGCCTCAGCCCGAGCCGGAGACGGCCGACGCTGAGAACGAGACCACGTCCGGCCAGGCGCTACGCAAGGCAGTGTCGCGAGTGACTACGCGTCGAAAGGATTTACAGCATGACAACCATCCTGATCGTTGA
- a CDS encoding response regulator transcription factor — MTTILIVEDEESLADPLAFLLRKEGFEVLLAGDGPTALEEFDRHQVDIVLLDLMLPGMSGTDVCKQLRQTSNVPVIMVTARDSEIDKVVGLELGADDYVTKPYSSRELIARIRAVLRRGGEEEEIVEDDQILEGGRVRMDVERHTVTVGGEPVPMPLKEFDLLEYLMRNAGRVLTRGQLIDRIWGADYVGDTKTLDVHVKRLRSKIEEEPSRPRQLVTVRGLGYKFEA, encoded by the coding sequence ATGACAACCATCCTGATCGTTGAGGACGAGGAATCGTTGGCCGATCCGCTGGCGTTCCTCCTGCGTAAGGAGGGGTTCGAGGTGCTCCTCGCCGGCGACGGGCCGACCGCGTTGGAGGAATTCGACCGCCACCAGGTCGACATCGTGTTGCTGGATTTGATGCTGCCCGGCATGTCCGGCACCGACGTGTGCAAGCAGCTGCGCCAGACCTCGAACGTGCCGGTGATCATGGTCACCGCCCGTGACTCGGAGATCGACAAGGTCGTCGGCCTGGAACTCGGCGCCGACGACTACGTCACCAAGCCGTACTCCTCCCGCGAGCTCATCGCCCGCATCCGCGCGGTCCTGCGCCGCGGCGGCGAGGAGGAAGAGATCGTCGAGGACGACCAGATCCTCGAGGGCGGGCGCGTGCGCATGGACGTCGAGCGCCACACCGTCACCGTCGGCGGGGAGCCGGTGCCCATGCCGCTCAAGGAGTTCGACCTGCTCGAGTACCTGATGCGCAACGCCGGCCGGGTGCTCACCCGCGGCCAGCTCATCGACCGCATCTGGGGCGCCGACTACGTGGGCGACACCAAGACGCTCGACGTGCACGTCAAGCGCCTGCGCTCCAAGATCGAGGAAGAGCCCTCCCGCCCCCGCCAGCTGGTCACCGTCCGCGGCCTGGGCTACAAGTTCGAGGCCTAG
- a CDS encoding alpha/beta fold hydrolase, with protein sequence MALTAEEFTFPSFNKRDHVHAWIYRPHGQPRAVIQLLHGYAEHHGRYRRMIETLVSDGYVVAADDHVGHGVTARESGHWQDTGGTGYETYIRDERTLTEHVRQRFPDAPLFLFGHSWGSMIAREYVSRHPGELTGVILSGVVEQLSSVGLDLEVVRYGARAALTPSGREEGAMNELMGVLAGRTNYRFGDDAPPTAWIARSEAVRADFDADPLGSTRVHPTSEFARDLLLLYIRVGTDWFAKRLPTTMPVLIMSGDQDPMGNYGEGAYHLANQLWSAGNRSVRTRVYPGVRHEIHNEPETRDLVIAEIVSFVERHLPPSP encoded by the coding sequence ATGGCGTTGACGGCAGAGGAGTTCACCTTCCCCTCCTTCAACAAGCGCGACCACGTGCACGCGTGGATCTACCGCCCCCACGGCCAGCCGCGGGCGGTGATCCAGCTGCTGCACGGCTACGCCGAACACCACGGCCGCTACCGCCGCATGATCGAGACCCTGGTCTCAGACGGCTACGTGGTCGCCGCCGACGATCACGTCGGCCACGGGGTCACCGCCCGGGAGTCCGGCCACTGGCAGGACACCGGCGGCACCGGCTACGAAACCTACATTCGTGACGAGCGCACCCTCACCGAGCACGTTCGGCAGCGCTTCCCGGACGCCCCGCTCTTTCTCTTCGGGCACAGCTGGGGGTCGATGATCGCCCGCGAGTACGTCTCCCGCCACCCGGGGGAGCTCACCGGCGTGATCCTCAGCGGCGTGGTCGAGCAATTGAGCTCCGTCGGCCTAGACCTCGAGGTCGTGCGCTACGGCGCGCGGGCGGCGCTGACCCCCAGCGGTCGGGAGGAAGGCGCCATGAACGAACTCATGGGCGTGTTGGCCGGCCGGACGAACTACCGCTTCGGCGACGACGCCCCGCCCACCGCCTGGATCGCGCGCAGCGAGGCCGTGCGCGCCGACTTCGACGCCGACCCGCTGGGCAGCACCCGGGTGCACCCCACCAGCGAATTCGCCCGCGACCTGTTGCTCCTATATATCCGGGTGGGCACCGACTGGTTCGCCAAACGGCTGCCCACGACCATGCCGGTGCTGATCATGTCCGGCGACCAGGACCCCATGGGCAACTACGGCGAAGGCGCCTACCACCTGGCGAATCAGCTGTGGTCGGCCGGCAACCGCAGCGTGCGCACCCGGGTGTACCCGGGGGTGCGCCACGAAATCCACAACGAACCCGAGACCCGCGACCTGGTGATCGCGGAGATCGTCAGCTTCGTGGAACGCCACCTTCCGCCTTCGCCTTGA
- a CDS encoding Ppx/GppA phosphatase family protein: MRLGVLDVGSNTVHLVAVDARAGGRPTPMSDWKTGLRLVETLDDDGAIDAKGLKKLTSAVEEAADLVVKLGCEEMIAFATSAVRSATNSDDVLDHVEQETGVRLRVLTGADEARLTFLAARRWYGWSVGRITNLDIGGGSFELSTGSDEDPDLALSFDLGAGRLTHHWFDTDPPERKKINMLRDYIDAELADAARQFKTVGVDGLAVGTSKTFRTLARLTGAAPSSAGPYIQRTLTAPGLRQLIAFISRMTAADRAELEGISADRSHQIVAGALVAEAGMRALGLEKIEICPWALREGVILQRLDKGLAE, encoded by the coding sequence GTGAGATTAGGTGTATTGGATGTGGGCAGCAACACGGTCCATCTCGTGGCGGTCGACGCCCGGGCAGGCGGCCGTCCAACCCCCATGAGCGACTGGAAGACCGGACTTCGGCTCGTCGAAACGCTTGACGACGACGGCGCCATCGACGCGAAAGGGCTGAAAAAGCTGACCAGCGCCGTGGAAGAGGCCGCGGACCTGGTGGTCAAACTCGGCTGTGAGGAAATGATCGCGTTCGCGACCTCCGCCGTCCGCTCCGCCACCAACAGCGACGACGTCCTCGACCACGTGGAACAAGAAACCGGCGTCCGCCTGCGCGTGCTCACCGGCGCAGACGAAGCCCGTCTGACCTTCCTCGCCGCCCGCCGCTGGTACGGCTGGTCCGTCGGTCGCATCACCAACCTCGACATCGGCGGCGGCTCCTTCGAACTGTCCACCGGCTCCGACGAGGACCCCGACCTGGCGCTGTCCTTCGACCTGGGCGCCGGGCGCCTCACCCACCACTGGTTCGACACCGACCCGCCCGAGCGCAAAAAGATCAACATGCTCCGCGACTACATCGACGCGGAACTGGCCGACGCCGCCCGCCAATTCAAAACGGTTGGCGTGGACGGCCTGGCAGTGGGAACATCGAAGACGTTCCGTACGCTCGCCCGCCTCACCGGCGCGGCGCCGAGCTCCGCGGGACCGTACATTCAGCGAACGTTGACCGCGCCGGGTCTGCGCCAGTTGATCGCGTTCATCTCCAGGATGACCGCGGCCGACCGGGCAGAGCTGGAGGGCATCAGCGCGGACCGGTCCCACCAGATCGTGGCCGGAGCTCTCGTGGCCGAGGCCGGGATGCGTGCGCTGGGTCTTGAGAAAATTGAGATTTGTCCCTGGGCGTTGCGCGAAGGAGTCATCCTGCAACGCCTGGACAAGGGTCTGGCAGAATAA
- the proC gene encoding pyrroline-5-carboxylate reductase, with protein sequence MEAMTSIAVIGGGKIGEALISGLVASGHDPASITVTNRTPSRREELIEKYGVNGTDDNNRAVAGADIVALCVKPVGVTAMLEEVSDTVDDNDSTTVVSLAAGVTLAQMEESLPAGTPVVRVMPNTPMLVGKGMSAAAPGRYVSDEQMAAVEEMLRAVGEVAVVAESDMDAVTALAGSSPAYYFLVTEALIDAGVQLGLKRDVATKLATTAAEGAGALLGHGEDDPTTLRTNVSSPGGTTVAALRELEESGLRGAFFRAAEKCAQRSAELGK encoded by the coding sequence ATCGAGGCCATGACTTCTATCGCAGTAATCGGCGGCGGCAAGATCGGCGAGGCCCTGATCTCAGGCCTCGTCGCCTCCGGCCACGACCCCGCATCCATCACCGTCACCAACCGCACCCCCTCCCGCCGGGAAGAACTCATCGAGAAATACGGCGTAAACGGCACGGACGACAACAACCGGGCGGTGGCGGGCGCGGACATCGTGGCGCTGTGCGTCAAGCCCGTCGGTGTCACGGCGATGCTCGAGGAGGTCTCCGACACCGTCGACGACAACGACTCCACCACCGTGGTCTCCCTGGCCGCCGGCGTGACGCTGGCGCAGATGGAGGAGTCGCTGCCCGCCGGCACCCCGGTCGTGCGCGTCATGCCGAACACCCCGATGCTGGTGGGCAAGGGCATGAGCGCCGCCGCGCCGGGCCGCTACGTCAGTGACGAGCAGATGGCGGCCGTAGAGGAGATGCTGCGCGCCGTCGGCGAAGTCGCCGTCGTCGCCGAATCCGACATGGACGCGGTCACCGCGCTGGCCGGTTCCTCGCCCGCCTACTACTTCCTGGTCACTGAGGCGCTCATCGACGCCGGGGTGCAGCTGGGCCTCAAGCGTGACGTCGCCACGAAGCTGGCCACCACCGCCGCCGAGGGCGCCGGCGCGCTGCTGGGTCACGGCGAGGATGATCCGACGACGCTGCGCACCAACGTGTCCTCCCCGGGCGGTACCACCGTGGCTGCGCTGCGGGAGCTGGAGGAGTCCGGCCTGCGTGGCGCGTTCTTCCGGGCGGCTGAAAAGTGCGCCCAGCGTTCCGCCGAGTTGGGCAAGTAG
- a CDS encoding helix-turn-helix domain-containing protein, giving the protein MAHEDQGKFLTVAEVADIMRVSKMTVYRLIHAGEMASVRVGRSFRVPEKAVKDYLDSSYYEVG; this is encoded by the coding sequence ATGGCTCATGAAGATCAGGGAAAGTTCCTCACCGTCGCCGAGGTCGCAGACATCATGCGCGTCTCGAAGATGACGGTCTACCGGCTCATTCACGCCGGTGAGATGGCTTCCGTGCGGGTGGGGCGTTCGTTCCGCGTGCCGGAGAAGGCCGTGAAGGATTACCTCGACTCGTCGTACTACGAGGTCGGCTGA
- a CDS encoding 30S ribosomal protein bS22, giving the protein MGSVVKKRRKRMSKKKHRKMLRRTRVQRRKLGK; this is encoded by the coding sequence ATGGGTTCTGTCGTCAAGAAGCGTCGTAAGCGTATGTCGAAGAAGAAGCACCGCAAGATGCTTCGTCGCACCCGCGTCCAGCGTCGTAAGCTCGGCAAGTAA